A single window of Sebastes umbrosus isolate fSebUmb1 chromosome 16, fSebUmb1.pri, whole genome shotgun sequence DNA harbors:
- the rbm25a gene encoding RNA-binding protein 25 isoform X1: protein MSYPPPLNRQQLGIPQLPPRIPPPQFAGFGPTVPPGTPMIPVHMGVVTPTNTVLLPTAVAVAHKPMLPKKEPTIRVKDTDDSGGPTTTVFVGNISEKASDMLVRQLLAKCGIVLSWKRVQGASGKLQAFGFCEYKEPESTLRALRLLHELLLGDKKLLVKVDAKTKAQLDEWKAKKRSANGGASGGSKNGDDDDEEVLDEETLRRDQVVKGAIEVLIREYASELNAPSQDPDSQPRNKKRKEKKEEEDINAMEMEDDKRDLISREISKFRDTHKKLEEEKGKKEKERLEIERERRERDKERERERERRDREKEKERERERDKERERDRDRDRERERDRERERTKERERERERERSRDVSEDRSRSRERTRDDKKRDREEDEEDVYERRRLERRLRDKEAAYQERLKNWEIRERKKSRDYSKETERDDERRRETMKEAKRLKEFLEDYDDDRDDPKYYRGSALQKRLRDREKETELDERDRKREKEELEEIRQRLLAEGHPDPDAELQRMEEEAERRRQPPLKLEPEEEVHHEKAPKDREREREKRGSGRPAEPMPRAPPQHSDDDEDDVEEGEEDDYHDGEDSQEAKPQLKPIMRPITTAPSVSSASGNATPNTPGNESPCGIIIPGENSPEVQPPEEHRPKIGLSLKLGATNSPSQLSVVKRKKLATVESVFNKFDDEEADEQPRKRKLVPLDYGDDDKSLGLDGAEIPGAKGSINTEEKRKHIKSLIEKIPTARPELFSYPLDWTMVDSTLMDRRIKPWINKKIIEYIGEEEATLVDFVCSKVMAHSTPQGILDDVAMVLDEEAEVFIVKMWRLLIYETEAKKIGLVK, encoded by the exons ATGTcgtaccctcctcctctcaaCCGCCAGCAGCTTGGCATCCCGCAGTTACCTCCCAGGATCCCACCTCCTCAGTTTGCGGGATTTGGCCCCACTGTCCCGCCAG GTACTCCCATGATCCCGGTTCATATGGGTGTCGTGACCCCCACCAACACA GTTCTTCTCCCGACCGCAGTTGCTGTAGCACATAAGCCGATGCTTCCAAAGAAGGAGCCGACCATCAGAGTCAAGGACACAGACGACAGCGGTGGCCCCACCACCACAGTATTTGTAGGGAACATCTCCGAAAAGGCATCCGACATGTTGGTCCGACAGCTTCTAGCG AAATGTGGTATTGTTCTAAGTTGGAAAAGGGTCCAAGGTGCCTCTGGGAAACTTCAAG CATTTGGGTTCTGTGAGTATAAGGAGCCTGAATCCACACTGCGAGCCCTCAGACTTCTGCACGAGTTGCTCTTGGGTGACAAGAAGCTGTTGGTGAAGGTAGATGCCAAAACCAAGGCCCAGCTAGATGAGTGGAAGGCCAAGAAGAGGAGTGCCAATGGG GGAGCCAGTGGTGGGTCAAAGAACGGGGACGACGATGATGAGGAGGTTCTTGATGAAGAAACCCTGCGTCGGGACCAGGTTGTGAAGGGGGCAATAGAAGTCCTCATCCGAGAGTATGCAAGTGAGCTCAATGCTCCCTCGCAGGACCCTGACAGTCAACCTCGCAACAAGAAAcggaaagagaagaaagaggag GAGGATATCAATGCCATGGAGATGGAGGATGACAAGAGAGACTTGATTTCCAGAGAGATCAGTAAATTCCGGGACACACACAAG AAACTtgaggaggaaaaaggaaagaaagaaaaggagcgACTGGAGATCGAgagggaaaggagagagagggacaaagaGCGGGAGCGCGAGAGGGAGCGCCGCGACCgcgagaaagagaaggaaagggagagagagagggacaaggAACGGGAAAGAGACCGAGACCGCGACCGCGAGCGTGAGAGAGATCGCGAACGGGAGAGGACGaaggagcgagagagggagcgtgagagggagaggagtcGAGACGTCAGTGAAGATCGCAGCAGATCGAG AGAGAGGACTAGAGACGATAAAAAACGAGACCGtgaagaagatgaggaggacGTGTACGAACGGAGGAGACTCGAGAGGAGGCTTAGAGACAAGGAGGCAGCTTACCAAGAA CGCCTCAAAAACTGGGAGATCCGGGAGAGGAAGAAGTCTCGTGACTACAGCAAAGAAACGGAGCGGGACGACGAGAGGCGTCGTGAAACG ATGAAAGAAGCCAAAAGGCTGAAAGAATTCCTTGAAGATTATGACGACGACAGAGACGACCCAAAATACTACAG GGGCAGCGCTTTGCAGAAGCGACTTCGTGACCGAGAAAAGGAGACAGAATTGGACGAGCGAGAccggaagagagagaaagaggagctggaggaaatCAGACAGAGGCTTCTGGCTGAAGGTCACCCTGACCCTGATGCTGAGCTGCAGAGG atggaggaggaggcagagcgcAGACGGCAGCCTCCTCTGAAGCTTGAACCAGAGGAGGAAGTGCACCACGAGAAGGCTCCCAAGGATCGGGAGCGTGAGCGGGAGAAGAGAGGGTCGGGAAGGCCCGCGGAGCCGATGCCTCGAGCCCCCCCGCAGCATTcggatgatgatgaagatgatgtagaggaaggggaggaggacgACTACCACGATGGTGAGGACTCACAAGAGGCCAAGCCGCAACTCAAACCCATCATGCGACCAATCACAACTGCTCCCTCGGTGTCGTCTGCCAGTGGGAACGCGACTCCAAACACACCCGGCAACGAATCTCCCTGCGGCATCATCATTCCCGGCGAAAACTCACCTGAGGTCCAACCTCCAGAGGAGCATCGGCCCAAAATTGGTCTCAGTCTCAAACTGG GTGCCACCAACAGTCCCAGCCAGCTCAGCGTCGTAAAGCGAAAGAAGCTGGCGACCGTGGAAAGTGTTTTCAACAAGTTTGATGACGAGGAGGCCGATGAGCAGCCTCGCAAAAGGAAACTGGTTCCCCTGGACTACGGTGATGACGACAAGAGTCTGGGGCTGGATGGGGCGGAAATTCCAGGGGCCAAAGGCAGCatcaacacagaggagaaacgcAAGCACATAAAGAGCCTTATTGAGAAGATCCCCACAGCCAGGCCGGAGCTCTTCTCCTACCCTCTGGACTGGACCATGGTCGACTCG ACTCTGATGGATCGCCGCATTAAACCGTGGATCAATAAGAAGATTATTGAATACATCGGTGAGGAGGAAGCCACACTGGTAGATTTTGTTTGTTCAAAG GTGATGGCACACAGCACCCCTCAGGGTATTCTTGATGATGTTGCTATG GTTCTTGATGAAGAAGCAGAAGTCTTCATAGTAAAAATGTGGAGGCTGTTGATATATGAAACAGAAGCAAAGAAGATCGGACTGGTGAAATGA
- the arg2 gene encoding arginase-2, mitochondrial isoform X1, with product MALRGPLFRLLRTQLGHTCQQSRAHSVAILGAPFSRGQKRGGVEHGPKAIRDAGLIDRLSGLDYSVHDFGDLNFHHHEKDEPYMDVKFPRTVGGANKMVSGAVSRAVGAGHTLVMLGGDHSLAIGSVAGHARQCPDLCLIWVDAHADINTPMTSPSGNIHGQPVAFMLKELQDKMPNIPGFSWLKPFLSSRDLVYIGLRDVDPGEYHILKNLGIQYFTMRDIDRLGIQRVMEVTLDHLLSRKQRPIHLSFDIDAFDPSLAPATGTPVNGGLTYREGIYITEEIHNTGLLSAMDLVEVNPVLGANPEAVESTASLAVDVIASSLGQTREGAPVSIDEIPSAKDDTEQLRL from the exons atggctTTAAGAGGACCTCTATTCCGTCTTCTCAGGACTCAACTCGGCCATACGTGCCAACAAAGCAGAGCTCACTCCGTGGCTATACTGGGAGCTCCTTTCTCAAGAGGACAG AAGCGAGGAGGTGTGGAGCATGGACCTAAAGCCATCAGAGATGCCGGGCTCATCGACAGGCTCTCCGGTTTAG ACTACTCTGTCCACGACTTTGGCGACCTCAACTTCCACCACCATGAGAAGGACGAACCCTACATGGATGTAAAGTTCCCTCGCACTGTGGGTGGAGCAAATAAGATGGTGTCAGGCGCAGTGAGCAGAGCAGTCGGCGCTGGGCACACCCTGGTCATGCTGGGAGGTGATCACAG CCTTGCTATTGGATCAGTGGCAGGCCATGCCCGGCAGTGTCCTGACCTGTGTCTCATCTGGGTTGATGCTCATGCAGATATAAACACGCCCATGACTTCTCCATCAGGAAACATCCATGGCCAGCCTGTGGCGTTCATGCTCAAAGAGCTGCAAGACAAG ATGCCAAATATCCCAGGGTTCTCCTGGTTGAAGCCGTTCCTCTCCTCGAGGGACTTGGTGTACATCGGACTGAGAGATGTTGACCCCGGAGAGTA CCACATCCTGAAGAACCTGGGTATCCAGTACTTCACCATGAGGGATATCGACAGACTAGGCATCCAAAGGGTCATGGAAGTCACTCTTGACCATCTTCTGTCAAG AAAACAGCGACCGATCCACTTGAGCTTTGACATCGATGCATTCGACCCGTCTCTGGCTCCAGCCACAGGAACACCGGTGAACGGCGGTTTGACCTACAGGGAGGGAAtctacatcacagaggaaaTCCACAACACAG GTCTGCTGTCGGCCATGGACCTGGTAGAAGTAAACCCAGTGCTGGGAGCCAACCCTGAAGCCGTGGAGTCCACCGCCTCTTTAGCGGTCGACGTCATCGCATCGTCTCTGGGACAGACGAGAGAAGGCGCTCCCGTGTCCATCGACGAGATTCCCTCTGCGAAGGACGACACAGAGCAGCTTCGCCTCTGA
- the arg2 gene encoding arginase-2, mitochondrial isoform X2 yields MGTSGKCPVTNIPLALNESASSDCKDYSVHDFGDLNFHHHEKDEPYMDVKFPRTVGGANKMVSGAVSRAVGAGHTLVMLGGDHSLAIGSVAGHARQCPDLCLIWVDAHADINTPMTSPSGNIHGQPVAFMLKELQDKMPNIPGFSWLKPFLSSRDLVYIGLRDVDPGEYHILKNLGIQYFTMRDIDRLGIQRVMEVTLDHLLSRKQRPIHLSFDIDAFDPSLAPATGTPVNGGLTYREGIYITEEIHNTGLLSAMDLVEVNPVLGANPEAVESTASLAVDVIASSLGQTREGAPVSIDEIPSAKDDTEQLRL; encoded by the exons ATGGGAACCAGTGGAAAGTGCCCTGTCACTAATATTCCCCTGGCGTTGAATGAATCAGCCTCTTCAGACTGCAAAG ACTACTCTGTCCACGACTTTGGCGACCTCAACTTCCACCACCATGAGAAGGACGAACCCTACATGGATGTAAAGTTCCCTCGCACTGTGGGTGGAGCAAATAAGATGGTGTCAGGCGCAGTGAGCAGAGCAGTCGGCGCTGGGCACACCCTGGTCATGCTGGGAGGTGATCACAG CCTTGCTATTGGATCAGTGGCAGGCCATGCCCGGCAGTGTCCTGACCTGTGTCTCATCTGGGTTGATGCTCATGCAGATATAAACACGCCCATGACTTCTCCATCAGGAAACATCCATGGCCAGCCTGTGGCGTTCATGCTCAAAGAGCTGCAAGACAAG ATGCCAAATATCCCAGGGTTCTCCTGGTTGAAGCCGTTCCTCTCCTCGAGGGACTTGGTGTACATCGGACTGAGAGATGTTGACCCCGGAGAGTA CCACATCCTGAAGAACCTGGGTATCCAGTACTTCACCATGAGGGATATCGACAGACTAGGCATCCAAAGGGTCATGGAAGTCACTCTTGACCATCTTCTGTCAAG AAAACAGCGACCGATCCACTTGAGCTTTGACATCGATGCATTCGACCCGTCTCTGGCTCCAGCCACAGGAACACCGGTGAACGGCGGTTTGACCTACAGGGAGGGAAtctacatcacagaggaaaTCCACAACACAG GTCTGCTGTCGGCCATGGACCTGGTAGAAGTAAACCCAGTGCTGGGAGCCAACCCTGAAGCCGTGGAGTCCACCGCCTCTTTAGCGGTCGACGTCATCGCATCGTCTCTGGGACAGACGAGAGAAGGCGCTCCCGTGTCCATCGACGAGATTCCCTCTGCGAAGGACGACACAGAGCAGCTTCGCCTCTGA
- the rbm25a gene encoding RNA-binding protein 25 isoform X2 — protein sequence MSYPPPLNRQQLGIPQLPPRIPPPQFAGFGPTVPPGTPMIPVHMGVVTPTNTVLLPTAVAVAHKPMLPKKEPTIRVKDTDDSGGPTTTVFVGNISEKASDMLVRQLLAKCGIVLSWKRVQGASGKLQAFGFCEYKEPESTLRALRLLHELLLGDKKLLVKVDAKTKAQLDEWKAKKRSANGGASGGSKNGDDDDEEVLDEETLRRDQVVKGAIEVLIREYASELNAPSQDPDSQPRNKKRKEKKEEDINAMEMEDDKRDLISREISKFRDTHKKLEEEKGKKEKERLEIERERRERDKERERERERRDREKEKERERERDKERERDRDRDRERERDRERERTKERERERERERSRDVSEDRSRSRERTRDDKKRDREEDEEDVYERRRLERRLRDKEAAYQERLKNWEIRERKKSRDYSKETERDDERRRETMKEAKRLKEFLEDYDDDRDDPKYYRGSALQKRLRDREKETELDERDRKREKEELEEIRQRLLAEGHPDPDAELQRMEEEAERRRQPPLKLEPEEEVHHEKAPKDREREREKRGSGRPAEPMPRAPPQHSDDDEDDVEEGEEDDYHDGEDSQEAKPQLKPIMRPITTAPSVSSASGNATPNTPGNESPCGIIIPGENSPEVQPPEEHRPKIGLSLKLGATNSPSQLSVVKRKKLATVESVFNKFDDEEADEQPRKRKLVPLDYGDDDKSLGLDGAEIPGAKGSINTEEKRKHIKSLIEKIPTARPELFSYPLDWTMVDSTLMDRRIKPWINKKIIEYIGEEEATLVDFVCSKVMAHSTPQGILDDVAMVLDEEAEVFIVKMWRLLIYETEAKKIGLVK from the exons ATGTcgtaccctcctcctctcaaCCGCCAGCAGCTTGGCATCCCGCAGTTACCTCCCAGGATCCCACCTCCTCAGTTTGCGGGATTTGGCCCCACTGTCCCGCCAG GTACTCCCATGATCCCGGTTCATATGGGTGTCGTGACCCCCACCAACACA GTTCTTCTCCCGACCGCAGTTGCTGTAGCACATAAGCCGATGCTTCCAAAGAAGGAGCCGACCATCAGAGTCAAGGACACAGACGACAGCGGTGGCCCCACCACCACAGTATTTGTAGGGAACATCTCCGAAAAGGCATCCGACATGTTGGTCCGACAGCTTCTAGCG AAATGTGGTATTGTTCTAAGTTGGAAAAGGGTCCAAGGTGCCTCTGGGAAACTTCAAG CATTTGGGTTCTGTGAGTATAAGGAGCCTGAATCCACACTGCGAGCCCTCAGACTTCTGCACGAGTTGCTCTTGGGTGACAAGAAGCTGTTGGTGAAGGTAGATGCCAAAACCAAGGCCCAGCTAGATGAGTGGAAGGCCAAGAAGAGGAGTGCCAATGGG GGAGCCAGTGGTGGGTCAAAGAACGGGGACGACGATGATGAGGAGGTTCTTGATGAAGAAACCCTGCGTCGGGACCAGGTTGTGAAGGGGGCAATAGAAGTCCTCATCCGAGAGTATGCAAGTGAGCTCAATGCTCCCTCGCAGGACCCTGACAGTCAACCTCGCAACAAGAAAcggaaagagaagaaagaggag GATATCAATGCCATGGAGATGGAGGATGACAAGAGAGACTTGATTTCCAGAGAGATCAGTAAATTCCGGGACACACACAAG AAACTtgaggaggaaaaaggaaagaaagaaaaggagcgACTGGAGATCGAgagggaaaggagagagagggacaaagaGCGGGAGCGCGAGAGGGAGCGCCGCGACCgcgagaaagagaaggaaagggagagagagagggacaaggAACGGGAAAGAGACCGAGACCGCGACCGCGAGCGTGAGAGAGATCGCGAACGGGAGAGGACGaaggagcgagagagggagcgtgagagggagaggagtcGAGACGTCAGTGAAGATCGCAGCAGATCGAG AGAGAGGACTAGAGACGATAAAAAACGAGACCGtgaagaagatgaggaggacGTGTACGAACGGAGGAGACTCGAGAGGAGGCTTAGAGACAAGGAGGCAGCTTACCAAGAA CGCCTCAAAAACTGGGAGATCCGGGAGAGGAAGAAGTCTCGTGACTACAGCAAAGAAACGGAGCGGGACGACGAGAGGCGTCGTGAAACG ATGAAAGAAGCCAAAAGGCTGAAAGAATTCCTTGAAGATTATGACGACGACAGAGACGACCCAAAATACTACAG GGGCAGCGCTTTGCAGAAGCGACTTCGTGACCGAGAAAAGGAGACAGAATTGGACGAGCGAGAccggaagagagagaaagaggagctggaggaaatCAGACAGAGGCTTCTGGCTGAAGGTCACCCTGACCCTGATGCTGAGCTGCAGAGG atggaggaggaggcagagcgcAGACGGCAGCCTCCTCTGAAGCTTGAACCAGAGGAGGAAGTGCACCACGAGAAGGCTCCCAAGGATCGGGAGCGTGAGCGGGAGAAGAGAGGGTCGGGAAGGCCCGCGGAGCCGATGCCTCGAGCCCCCCCGCAGCATTcggatgatgatgaagatgatgtagaggaaggggaggaggacgACTACCACGATGGTGAGGACTCACAAGAGGCCAAGCCGCAACTCAAACCCATCATGCGACCAATCACAACTGCTCCCTCGGTGTCGTCTGCCAGTGGGAACGCGACTCCAAACACACCCGGCAACGAATCTCCCTGCGGCATCATCATTCCCGGCGAAAACTCACCTGAGGTCCAACCTCCAGAGGAGCATCGGCCCAAAATTGGTCTCAGTCTCAAACTGG GTGCCACCAACAGTCCCAGCCAGCTCAGCGTCGTAAAGCGAAAGAAGCTGGCGACCGTGGAAAGTGTTTTCAACAAGTTTGATGACGAGGAGGCCGATGAGCAGCCTCGCAAAAGGAAACTGGTTCCCCTGGACTACGGTGATGACGACAAGAGTCTGGGGCTGGATGGGGCGGAAATTCCAGGGGCCAAAGGCAGCatcaacacagaggagaaacgcAAGCACATAAAGAGCCTTATTGAGAAGATCCCCACAGCCAGGCCGGAGCTCTTCTCCTACCCTCTGGACTGGACCATGGTCGACTCG ACTCTGATGGATCGCCGCATTAAACCGTGGATCAATAAGAAGATTATTGAATACATCGGTGAGGAGGAAGCCACACTGGTAGATTTTGTTTGTTCAAAG GTGATGGCACACAGCACCCCTCAGGGTATTCTTGATGATGTTGCTATG GTTCTTGATGAAGAAGCAGAAGTCTTCATAGTAAAAATGTGGAGGCTGTTGATATATGAAACAGAAGCAAAGAAGATCGGACTGGTGAAATGA